The following coding sequences are from one Acidimicrobiia bacterium window:
- a CDS encoding MFS transporter, with protein MGSSSRIRTRELVGMMSMVMALSAMAIDFMTPAFGEIRVHYQLGPESTAAALIITFFFLGEVAQVIYGPLSDRFGRLPVFRLGFAVYGVGSLASAFAPTFGFMLGARFLWGLGAAALQVSASAIIRDRFRGDEMARIMSITFSIFLIVPVFAPLAGAALLSATSWQMVFAFPALLAVLMFVWSFRLAESRPESNIVALELPAIVRAARFVLGNRTTRRYTVGAMLLFAAFSSFLSSFERVIGEIFGRPGLFPLAFGAMTAVAAAVMLGNGRLVNHIGAKRSSLWMLAVNLAVAAVLLALTIPGVPPLGVTLGLLTVVLAVNTAASIDFGSLALEPMGEQAGMAAAFYGSVYVGGGALVGSFIDRLLVDTLTPWAAALLLSAGGALLLVPGPRSVRAERPIEV; from the coding sequence ATGGGATCTTCGAGCCGAATCCGAACCAGAGAACTAGTGGGGATGATGTCGATGGTTATGGCCCTTTCTGCCATGGCGATCGATTTCATGACTCCCGCGTTCGGGGAGATCCGGGTCCATTACCAACTCGGACCCGAGTCCACGGCAGCCGCCCTGATCATCACGTTTTTCTTCCTTGGCGAGGTCGCCCAGGTCATCTACGGGCCGCTGTCGGATCGGTTCGGGCGCCTCCCCGTTTTCCGGTTGGGATTTGCCGTCTATGGCGTCGGATCCCTGGCCTCGGCGTTTGCCCCGACGTTCGGGTTCATGCTGGGTGCTCGGTTCCTGTGGGGGTTGGGAGCGGCCGCCCTCCAGGTGTCGGCCAGCGCCATTATTCGGGACCGGTTTCGGGGTGATGAGATGGCCCGAATCATGTCGATAACCTTCTCGATCTTTCTCATCGTTCCGGTCTTCGCACCGTTGGCCGGAGCAGCTCTTCTGTCGGCAACCTCCTGGCAAATGGTTTTCGCCTTCCCCGCTCTGCTGGCCGTCTTGATGTTTGTCTGGTCGTTTCGGCTTGCCGAAAGTCGGCCTGAGTCCAACATCGTTGCGCTCGAGCTACCGGCCATCGTTCGGGCGGCGCGATTTGTGCTTGGCAATCGAACAACCCGTCGCTACACCGTCGGAGCGATGCTGCTCTTTGCTGCGTTTAGCTCGTTCTTGAGCAGCTTTGAACGGGTGATCGGCGAAATCTTCGGGCGACCTGGCCTGTTTCCGCTCGCGTTTGGTGCGATGACGGCCGTGGCCGCCGCGGTGATGCTCGGCAACGGCCGGCTGGTGAACCACATCGGGGCGAAGCGCTCCTCCCTATGGATGCTGGCTGTCAATCTGGCGGTGGCCGCGGTACTGCTTGCCCTGACTATTCCGGGGGTTCCGCCTCTGGGTGTCACGCTCGGTCTGCTGACTGTCGTATTGGCCGTTAACACCGCCGCCTCGATCGATTTCGGTTCGCTGGCACTCGAACCGATGGGTGAACAAGCCGGCATGGCAGCGGCGTTCTACGGATCGGTTTATGTTGGTGGCGGCGCCTTGGTCGGGTCGTTCATCGACCGCTTACTTGTCGATACCCTGACCCCTTGG
- a CDS encoding lactate utilization protein C — protein MERKEFLGRVRQAMSTADLPPRSEVAPGALLGDLRIGNLLDRFVERATDVNCAVKVIDATDALDHVVSIMGEYGADEYLGWADSQLPVPGIGAGLIANGFSPRPFEVPSEDRLHHQSAYYDLLVGITGADGGLAESGSIVLTHGPNRSRMASLIPEVHVALLPASQIVESLSHWAASRPESLTRSVNLVVITGPSRTGDIEMHLTQGVHGPRHVHVLVLEDR, from the coding sequence ATGGAGCGTAAAGAGTTCCTCGGGCGAGTCCGGCAGGCAATGTCGACGGCTGACCTGCCACCGAGATCGGAAGTGGCCCCTGGTGCCCTGCTCGGTGATCTGCGGATCGGAAATCTCCTTGATCGGTTTGTCGAGCGAGCCACGGACGTCAATTGCGCCGTCAAGGTCATCGACGCGACCGACGCCCTCGACCATGTCGTATCGATCATGGGCGAATATGGCGCTGATGAGTATCTCGGCTGGGCCGATAGTCAGTTGCCCGTCCCCGGGATTGGTGCCGGTCTCATCGCGAACGGGTTTTCGCCGAGACCTTTTGAGGTCCCGTCGGAGGATCGGCTTCACCATCAGAGCGCGTATTACGACCTTCTCGTTGGAATCACCGGGGCCGATGGAGGTCTGGCAGAGTCCGGGTCGATTGTCCTGACCCACGGACCGAACCGTTCACGGATGGCCTCGCTGATCCCTGAGGTGCACGTCGCCTTGCTCCCGGCCTCTCAGATTGTCGAGTCTTTGTCGCACTGGGCGGCTTCCCGACCCGAGTCACTCACGAGATCGGTGAACCTGGTCGTGATTACCGGTCCGTCTCGTACCGGGGACATCGAGATGCACCTGACTCAGGGCGTTCATGGACCCCGCCACGTCCACGTTCTCGTCCTCGAAGATCGATAG
- a CDS encoding iron-sulfur cluster-binding protein, producing MTIEPVTFLGRVKRDRESGVVVPVSEAARRMSAYRVAASADFPLMEEMRDRAREVRLHTLANLDQYLAQFASQVEANGGQVHWAVDGDEANAIIRQIADDSDVRTVVKSKSMVTEEIELNESLEAAGLSIVETDLGEFIVQLSGDKPSHIIAPVLHKTRYDIGELFAEKLDRGFSTDPAELTQMAREHLRREFLTADMGISGCNMAIADTGTVVLVTNEGNGRLTTTAPRIHVTVMGMERIVPTFGDASAVLEVLARAGTGQRLSVYTNFVSGPRRHGDPDGPDAFHVVILDNGRSRTLGGQEAEILACIRCGACLNICPVYREVGGHAYGFTYPGPIGAVVTPALKGLDEWHELPYASTLCGACVEACPVRIDIPKMLLTLRSRAATDGHLPGWLTFAIGRYATAATHPRQFRLLLKAGGVVGSMMAKDGWITKAPSYGANWTGARDLPQPARKPFHTRWKARHGA from the coding sequence ATGACGATTGAACCGGTGACGTTCCTCGGGCGGGTCAAACGGGACCGGGAATCGGGCGTCGTCGTACCTGTCAGCGAAGCGGCCAGGCGCATGTCGGCCTATCGGGTGGCCGCCTCCGCCGACTTCCCGCTCATGGAAGAAATGCGGGATCGTGCCAGGGAGGTACGTCTGCACACGCTGGCCAATCTTGACCAGTATCTCGCTCAATTCGCATCACAGGTCGAAGCCAATGGTGGCCAGGTGCACTGGGCGGTCGATGGAGACGAAGCCAATGCCATCATCCGCCAGATCGCCGATGACAGCGATGTGCGAACCGTGGTCAAGTCCAAGTCCATGGTGACCGAGGAGATCGAACTGAATGAGTCCCTCGAAGCGGCCGGGTTGTCCATCGTGGAGACCGATCTCGGAGAGTTCATCGTCCAACTGAGCGGTGACAAGCCGTCACATATCATTGCTCCGGTCCTCCATAAGACCCGGTACGACATCGGGGAACTGTTCGCCGAGAAGCTCGATCGGGGATTCTCAACAGATCCCGCTGAGTTGACTCAAATGGCCAGGGAGCACCTGCGACGCGAGTTTCTAACTGCCGACATGGGAATTTCCGGCTGCAACATGGCAATTGCCGATACCGGTACCGTCGTTCTCGTGACGAATGAGGGGAACGGACGGCTCACCACGACCGCTCCAAGAATCCATGTGACGGTCATGGGCATGGAACGAATCGTTCCGACCTTCGGAGATGCTTCGGCAGTGCTTGAGGTTCTTGCGAGAGCGGGAACCGGTCAGCGTTTGTCCGTGTACACGAACTTCGTGTCCGGGCCGCGCCGGCATGGCGATCCAGATGGGCCCGATGCCTTTCATGTTGTCATTCTCGACAACGGGCGATCACGAACCCTCGGTGGCCAGGAGGCCGAGATTCTTGCCTGCATCCGATGTGGAGCCTGTCTCAACATCTGTCCCGTCTACCGGGAGGTTGGTGGGCATGCCTACGGATTCACGTATCCGGGTCCGATCGGTGCCGTGGTGACACCGGCTCTGAAAGGGCTGGACGAGTGGCACGAACTCCCGTACGCCTCGACGTTGTGCGGGGCATGTGTCGAGGCTTGCCCGGTCCGCATCGACATACCCAAGATGCTGCTCACGCTGCGATCCAGGGCTGCCACCGATGGGCATCTCCCAGGTTGGTTGACGTTCGCGATCGGACGATATGCCACTGCGGCCACTCACCCCCGACAGTTCCGGTTGCTTTTGAAGGCCGGGGGCGTTGTCGGGTCGATGATGGCCAAAGACGGCTGGATCACTAAGGCCCCGTCGTACGGGGCCAACTGGACCGGAGCGAGGGACCTACCCCAGCCGGCCAGGAAACCGTTCCATACTCGTTGGAAGGCCCGACATGGAGCGTAA
- a CDS encoding (Fe-S)-binding protein, with protein sequence MAVQLFVTCLVNSFFPEVGEATVDLLESAGETVEFPADQTCCGQPAYNVGLRDDARRMAAHTLDILDATDGPIVLPSGSCTDMIVHHIPELMAGDPRRAAQAERVAGRTRELSQFLVDDLGLETVGPGCGDCSVAYHPSCHGLRNLNLRTQAESLLDRAEGVQRVELPDAENCCGFGGLFSVEMPEVSVAMMETKLKNVEASGAAVLVGGDVSCLMHLGGGLHRNGSAVTVKHFAEILAGRLDNANDD encoded by the coding sequence ATGGCTGTTCAACTGTTTGTGACTTGTCTGGTCAATTCCTTCTTTCCGGAAGTGGGTGAGGCTACCGTCGACCTCCTCGAGTCGGCCGGTGAAACTGTCGAATTTCCCGCTGATCAGACCTGTTGTGGCCAGCCGGCGTACAACGTCGGGTTGCGTGATGACGCCAGAAGGATGGCAGCTCACACGCTCGACATCCTCGACGCCACGGACGGTCCTATCGTTCTGCCGTCGGGGTCATGCACCGATATGATCGTGCATCACATCCCGGAACTTATGGCCGGCGATCCCCGCCGGGCGGCTCAGGCCGAACGGGTGGCAGGGCGAACCAGGGAGCTGTCGCAGTTCCTGGTCGACGACCTCGGCCTTGAGACCGTGGGTCCGGGCTGCGGGGACTGTTCGGTGGCCTATCACCCTTCGTGTCACGGGCTTCGCAATTTGAATCTGCGAACGCAGGCCGAGTCGCTGCTCGATCGCGCCGAGGGCGTACAACGAGTCGAACTCCCCGACGCAGAAAACTGCTGCGGGTTCGGTGGCTTGTTCTCAGTTGAGATGCCCGAGGTCTCGGTAGCCATGATGGAAACCAAGCTCAAGAATGTTGAGGCGAGCGGAGCGGCGGTCCTGGTTGGCGGCGATGTGAGCTGCCTCATGCACCTGGGAGGTGGACTGCATCGCAACGGCTCGGCCGTGACCGTCAAACACTTTGCCGAAATTCTGGCCGGTCGACTCGATAACGCCAATGACGATTGA
- a CDS encoding quinone oxidoreductase, with protein MKAIVISAPGGPEVLEYTTVDDPTPGPGQAVVEIAAAGLNYIDTYHRIALYPMNFPMTPGLEGSGTIVELADDVTGFSVGDRVAWTGALGSYADAVAADASVLVPVPDGIEMETAAAIPLQGMTAHYLVRDTYALKPESRCLIHAGAGGVGLLVIQMAKLIGAEVFTTVSSAEKAQLASAAGADHVIRYDEVNFADAIEEIAGPRPLDVVYDGVGKTTFDDGLRLLRPRGLMALFGAASGPVPPLDLQVLAQNGSLFATRPTLFSYIAKREELLSRANDIFGWINSGDLQVRIGQTWPLEQAADAHRALHARATTGKTLLIP; from the coding sequence ATGAAAGCCATCGTGATTTCCGCCCCGGGCGGGCCTGAAGTACTCGAGTACACGACCGTTGATGATCCGACTCCCGGGCCGGGCCAGGCCGTTGTGGAAATCGCCGCCGCCGGCCTGAACTACATCGACACGTACCATCGGATTGCCTTGTACCCGATGAACTTCCCCATGACCCCTGGCCTCGAAGGATCGGGCACCATTGTCGAGTTGGCCGACGACGTCACCGGGTTCTCGGTGGGCGACCGGGTGGCCTGGACCGGAGCCCTCGGCTCATACGCCGATGCCGTAGCCGCCGACGCTTCAGTGCTTGTCCCGGTTCCCGACGGCATTGAGATGGAAACAGCCGCCGCCATCCCGCTCCAGGGCATGACGGCCCACTATCTCGTCAGGGACACGTACGCGCTCAAGCCAGAGAGCCGCTGCCTCATCCACGCCGGAGCCGGCGGAGTCGGACTGCTCGTCATCCAAATGGCCAAACTCATTGGTGCCGAGGTCTTCACCACGGTGTCGTCCGCCGAAAAGGCACAACTGGCATCGGCAGCCGGCGCAGATCATGTGATCCGCTACGACGAGGTCAACTTCGCCGACGCCATCGAAGAGATCGCCGGCCCTCGACCGCTCGACGTTGTGTACGACGGAGTTGGCAAGACCACCTTCGACGACGGGCTTCGCCTTCTCAGACCACGTGGTCTCATGGCCCTATTCGGGGCGGCGTCGGGTCCGGTACCACCGCTGGACCTGCAGGTGCTGGCTCAGAACGGTTCGCTCTTCGCCACCCGCCCGACATTGTTCAGTTACATCGCCAAACGCGAAGAGTTGCTCAGCAGAGCGAATGATATTTTCGGTTGGATCAACTCAGGCGACCTGCAGGTTCGGATTGGCCAAACCTGGCCCCTCGAACAGGCCGCCGATGCCCACCGCGCCTTGCATGCCAGGGCAACGACGGGCAAAACGCTGCTGATCCCGTAG
- a CDS encoding DsbA family protein has translation MSETGELIYVVDPMCSWCWGFAPAFRAVIDHHPELVVNVVAGGLRPGEAAEPLNDGMRQMLAHHWQQVEEATGQAFDPAGLERDDWVYDTELADIALVTMRNLKPDRIVEWAHHLHEAFYAKAIDLTDPTVYPALVAGFDVDPDVFMAALLSPEMKTATWGDFSLARQLGASGFPTVLGVRDGKAMTLTRGYTNAETFDQIIHRWIELTVPDVEPGAVCSLDGVC, from the coding sequence ATGAGTGAAACCGGCGAGCTGATTTATGTGGTTGACCCGATGTGTTCTTGGTGTTGGGGTTTCGCCCCCGCCTTCCGAGCCGTCATTGATCATCACCCCGAACTTGTCGTAAACGTTGTGGCCGGTGGGCTTCGGCCAGGGGAGGCGGCCGAGCCGCTCAACGATGGAATGCGTCAGATGCTTGCTCACCATTGGCAGCAGGTCGAGGAGGCCACCGGTCAAGCGTTTGACCCGGCCGGTCTCGAACGAGACGATTGGGTCTACGACACCGAACTCGCCGATATCGCATTGGTCACGATGCGGAACCTCAAACCCGACCGAATCGTCGAGTGGGCGCACCACCTCCATGAAGCGTTCTACGCCAAGGCGATCGACCTGACTGACCCGACCGTTTACCCAGCGCTCGTGGCCGGGTTTGATGTCGATCCCGACGTCTTCATGGCCGCGCTCCTCTCGCCGGAGATGAAGACGGCGACTTGGGGCGACTTCAGTCTTGCCAGGCAACTGGGAGCATCAGGATTCCCGACCGTGCTGGGCGTTCGTGACGGTAAGGCGATGACGTTGACCCGCGGGTACACCAACGCAGAAACCTTCGACCAAATCATCCATCGTTGGATCGAACTGACCGTGCCCGACGTCGAACCCGGTGCCGTTTGTTCGCTCGACGGAGTCTGCTGA
- the ybaK gene encoding Cys-tRNA(Pro) deacylase, protein MSSTPATTELDRLGVAYQLHQYEVHVGDDLGRSYGEAVANEIGVSPDTVFKTLVASVDGKLTVGIVPVSGTLNLKALAKAVRGKKAAMADPADAERATGYVVGGISPFGQKRRLVTVIDATITDLDVVYVSAGRRGLQVSLAPDSIIGALDAIVADIAGP, encoded by the coding sequence ATGTCATCGACCCCCGCCACAACGGAACTCGACCGGCTTGGAGTGGCCTACCAGCTTCATCAGTACGAGGTCCACGTCGGCGACGACCTGGGCCGAAGTTACGGCGAAGCAGTGGCCAACGAGATCGGCGTCAGCCCGGATACCGTCTTCAAAACCCTGGTGGCTTCTGTCGATGGCAAGCTAACTGTCGGAATCGTCCCGGTTTCGGGCACCCTCAACTTAAAGGCCCTCGCCAAGGCGGTCCGAGGCAAAAAGGCCGCCATGGCCGATCCCGCAGACGCGGAGCGGGCCACCGGATATGTGGTCGGAGGTATTTCACCCTTTGGCCAGAAGAGACGACTCGTGACGGTGATCGATGCCACGATCACAGACTTGGATGTCGTCTACGTATCAGCTGGAAGGCGCGGTCTTCAGGTGTCGCTTGCCCCGGACTCCATCATCGGTGCTCTCGATGCGATCGTCGCCGATATCGCCGGTCCGTAA
- a CDS encoding alpha/beta fold hydrolase — translation MQAPVGDITLEYDTFGSPDDPTILLVMGLSTQMIAWQPGFCQMFVDRGFHVVRFDNRDIGLSTKHHGVASGIIGLPSALKLRLSGKAPYHLSDLANDAVGLLDHLGVAKAHVVGASMGGMIVQQMAISRPDRLLSMTSIMSTTGSPFVGHAKLEAIRMMFRPESTDRQAAVEATVEVRRITSPHYFNPVEARKWAELSFDRSHYPEGGGRQLAAIFASGNRTRALHSVRVPTLVIHGEADPLVNISGGRATARAIPGAMFKSYATMGHDLPEPLWPELVNDIVTHAERAVRPSSPTAS, via the coding sequence ATGCAAGCACCGGTAGGCGATATCACCCTCGAATATGACACGTTCGGCTCTCCTGATGATCCGACCATTCTGCTCGTGATGGGATTGTCCACGCAGATGATCGCCTGGCAGCCGGGGTTCTGTCAGATGTTCGTCGATCGTGGTTTTCACGTCGTCCGGTTCGATAACCGCGACATAGGGTTGAGCACGAAACACCATGGCGTGGCCTCGGGGATTATCGGGCTGCCATCGGCGTTGAAACTCCGGCTGTCCGGCAAAGCGCCCTATCACTTGTCCGATCTTGCCAACGATGCAGTTGGACTGCTTGATCATCTTGGAGTCGCCAAAGCGCACGTGGTAGGAGCCTCGATGGGCGGCATGATCGTCCAGCAGATGGCGATCAGCCGGCCCGATCGTTTGCTCTCGATGACCTCGATCATGTCGACGACCGGATCGCCGTTTGTGGGGCATGCCAAGCTTGAGGCGATCCGGATGATGTTCCGACCGGAGTCAACCGATCGCCAGGCGGCGGTAGAGGCAACTGTCGAAGTGCGGAGGATCACCAGTCCTCACTATTTCAACCCGGTCGAAGCCCGCAAATGGGCTGAGCTGTCGTTTGATCGTTCGCATTATCCGGAGGGAGGCGGCCGGCAACTCGCCGCCATCTTCGCCTCGGGGAACCGGACCAGGGCGCTCCACTCGGTGAGGGTTCCGACCCTGGTAATCCATGGGGAGGCAGACCCCCTTGTCAACATCTCAGGCGGTCGGGCCACCGCCAGAGCGATCCCGGGAGCGATGTTCAAATCGTATGCGACGATGGGCCATGACCTTCCCGAGCCACTCTGGCCGGAGCTTGTCAACGACATCGTGACCCACGCCGAACGCGCAGTTCGACCCAGTTCGCCGACCGCCTCCTAG
- a CDS encoding sulfite exporter TauE/SafE family protein — translation MPDLSLMLIAAAIMFLAAAVQGTIGFGLSALSVPLLTLLDPVLTPIPQIMLGIALAISMAIRERPSIDFRGVRWVLAGRATGAFLGAWLLGLMTERTGSIVIGAVVVAAAILLGAGWSIHRSRSTELVVGVVSGTSGVVSGIGGPPLALLFSGTEGPVTRATLSTIFTVGQSLSIIALTVTGRTTMLDLQIAAYLLLPLLAGFTASSRIRNRVSGPRLRTSIIVVSGIAGAMLLVQSI, via the coding sequence ATGCCCGACCTATCCCTCATGCTGATCGCGGCCGCCATCATGTTTCTGGCGGCGGCCGTCCAGGGGACCATCGGATTCGGCCTTTCGGCGCTGAGCGTGCCACTGCTGACGCTCCTCGATCCGGTCCTCACGCCGATCCCGCAGATCATGCTCGGCATCGCTCTTGCAATCTCCATGGCCATTCGTGAGCGCCCGTCGATCGACTTTCGCGGCGTGCGCTGGGTCCTGGCCGGCCGGGCCACAGGAGCCTTCCTGGGCGCCTGGCTGCTCGGTCTGATGACCGAAAGAACCGGGAGCATTGTGATTGGCGCAGTCGTCGTTGCCGCCGCAATCCTGCTGGGCGCGGGATGGTCCATCCATCGCTCCCGATCAACCGAGTTGGTAGTCGGGGTGGTCAGCGGCACAAGCGGGGTGGTTTCGGGTATCGGAGGACCTCCACTGGCACTTTTGTTTTCCGGGACGGAAGGTCCCGTCACCCGGGCCACGCTGTCGACCATCTTCACGGTCGGTCAAAGCCTCAGCATCATCGCCCTCACCGTGACCGGCCGGACAACGATGCTCGACCTGCAGATCGCTGCCTATCTTCTTCTGCCATTGCTCGCTGGCTTCACCGCTTCGTCACGAATCCGCAACCGGGTATCGGGACCCCGTCTTCGGACCAGCATCATCGTGGTGTCTGGAATCGCCGGAGCCATGCTGCTCGTGCAATCAATCTGA